In a genomic window of Roseiflexus castenholzii DSM 13941:
- a CDS encoding F0F1 ATP synthase subunit epsilon produces the protein MPIHLEIVTAERVVLSDDVDMINAPTKDGRVGILPRHAPLLTILEIGELDIVKDGVTTPFAISGGFMEVLPHRVTILADTAERADEIDEARAEAARRAAEQRIAERRSAQDLALAEAELRRALVQLKVAQLKKIRRERD, from the coding sequence ATGCCGATTCATCTCGAGATCGTGACAGCAGAGCGCGTCGTGCTCTCTGATGATGTGGATATGATCAACGCGCCGACGAAAGACGGTCGCGTTGGCATCCTGCCGCGCCACGCCCCGCTCCTGACGATCCTCGAGATCGGTGAGCTCGATATCGTCAAGGATGGGGTGACGACCCCCTTTGCGATCTCCGGCGGATTTATGGAAGTGCTGCCGCACCGGGTGACGATCCTGGCGGATACCGCCGAACGCGCCGATGAGATCGACGAGGCGCGCGCCGAAGCGGCACGTCGCGCTGCCGAGCAGCGCATTGCCGAACGCAGGAGTGCGCAGGACCTGGCGCTCGCCGAAGCGGAGCTGCGTCGCGCGCTCGTGCAGTTGAAAGTCGCGCAGTTGAAGAAAATCCGGCGTGAGCGCGATTAG
- the atpD gene encoding F0F1 ATP synthase subunit beta → MAGATGIVTDIIGVVINAKFPEHETPEIYNALEIRLENGKRLVAEVQQQLGGGVVKAVAMSSTDGMRRGVKAIDTGRPIAVPVGPGTLGRVFDVLGDPIDGEGPVQTTEYRPIHRPPPALEDQSTTAQIFETGIKVIDLIAPFTRGGKTGIFGGAGVGKTVIIQELIANVAKEQSGYSVFAGVGERSREGNDLIHEMKEARIDEKTRVFDKTVMVFGQMNEPPGARLRVGLTAMTMAEYFRDEGRDVLLFIDNIFRFVQAGSEVSALLGRMPSQVGYQPTLGTEMGELQERITSTKKGSITSMQAVYVPADDYTDPAPATVFSHLDATITLERSIAAKGIYPAVDPLASTSRILDPNIVGEEHYRVAREVQRVLQRYKDLQDIIAILGVEELSDEDKLTVARARKIERFFSQPFTVAQQFTGRPGKYVPIGETVKSFARLLAGEVDHIPEQFFLLQGGLDDVIQAYEASRR, encoded by the coding sequence ATGGCCGGAGCAACCGGTATTGTGACTGATATTATCGGCGTGGTGATCAACGCAAAGTTTCCGGAGCACGAAACACCGGAAATCTATAATGCGCTGGAGATTCGATTGGAGAACGGCAAGCGCCTGGTCGCAGAGGTGCAGCAGCAACTTGGCGGCGGCGTGGTCAAAGCGGTAGCGATGAGCAGCACCGATGGCATGCGTCGCGGCGTCAAGGCAATCGACACCGGTCGCCCGATTGCGGTTCCCGTCGGACCAGGGACGCTTGGGCGCGTGTTTGATGTGCTCGGCGATCCAATCGATGGCGAGGGTCCGGTGCAGACGACTGAATATCGCCCGATCCATCGCCCGCCCCCCGCGCTCGAAGATCAATCGACGACAGCGCAAATCTTCGAGACGGGCATCAAGGTCATTGACCTGATCGCTCCGTTTACGCGCGGCGGCAAAACGGGCATCTTCGGCGGCGCCGGCGTCGGCAAGACGGTGATTATCCAGGAGTTGATCGCCAATGTCGCCAAGGAGCAGTCGGGATACTCGGTCTTCGCCGGCGTTGGTGAGCGCTCGCGTGAGGGGAACGACCTCATCCACGAGATGAAGGAAGCTCGAATTGATGAGAAGACGCGGGTGTTCGACAAAACGGTGATGGTATTCGGCCAGATGAACGAGCCGCCGGGGGCGCGCCTGCGCGTCGGGTTGACGGCGATGACCATGGCGGAGTATTTCCGCGATGAGGGGCGCGATGTGCTGCTCTTCATCGACAATATCTTCCGCTTCGTTCAAGCGGGGTCGGAAGTCTCGGCGCTCCTGGGACGCATGCCGTCGCAGGTGGGATACCAGCCAACGCTCGGCACCGAAATGGGTGAATTGCAGGAGCGTATTACGTCAACCAAGAAGGGATCGATCACGTCGATGCAGGCGGTCTACGTGCCCGCCGACGACTATACCGATCCGGCGCCGGCCACGGTGTTCTCACACCTCGATGCGACGATTACGCTCGAACGCAGCATCGCTGCCAAAGGCATCTATCCCGCCGTCGATCCGCTGGCATCGACCAGTCGCATCCTCGATCCGAATATCGTCGGCGAAGAACACTACCGCGTGGCGCGTGAAGTGCAGCGTGTGCTGCAACGCTATAAGGATTTGCAGGACATTATCGCCATTCTGGGAGTCGAGGAGTTGTCCGATGAGGATAAACTGACGGTGGCGCGTGCGCGCAAGATCGAGCGTTTCTTCTCGCAACCCTTTACCGTGGCGCAACAGTTCACCGGTCGCCCTGGCAAGTATGTGCCGATTGGCGAGACGGTCAAGAGTTTCGCGCGATTGCTGGCCGGAGAGGTCGATCATATTCCCGAGCAGTTCTTCTTGCTCCAGGGCGGGCTTGACGATGTCATTCAGGCGTATGAGGCGTCGCGGAGGTGA
- a CDS encoding F0F1 ATP synthase subunit gamma translates to MPSTREIRRRIRSVKNLAQITRAMEMVSASKMRRAQRNVLATRPYADRLLDVMGELTGRAVGMRRGTLLEVRPVVKGVALIVVTPDRGLAGSLVANVLRRASRFILDEQEKKHTVEVLAIGKKGRDFMVRTRQNLVAEVTKLGDYPRLTDILGIATNVINGFLSGRYDEVYVLYSQFVNTLVQRPTIKRLLPIDPPHEPAERMVDYTYEPSQEEVLRALLPRFVEVQLYQAVLEAIASEHSARMVAMRNATDNAKELQRDLTLSYNKTRQANITKEVSEIASGAAALAEM, encoded by the coding sequence ATGCCCAGTACCCGTGAAATCCGGCGTCGTATTCGCTCGGTGAAGAACCTGGCGCAGATCACGCGCGCGATGGAGATGGTGTCGGCGTCGAAGATGCGCCGCGCGCAGCGGAATGTGCTCGCCACCCGCCCATATGCCGACCGTCTGCTCGACGTGATGGGCGAATTGACCGGGCGGGCGGTCGGGATGCGGCGTGGCACTCTGCTCGAAGTGCGCCCCGTGGTAAAGGGCGTCGCGCTGATCGTCGTCACGCCTGATCGCGGCCTGGCGGGCAGCCTGGTTGCCAATGTGCTGCGGCGCGCGTCGCGCTTCATTCTCGATGAGCAGGAGAAGAAGCATACGGTCGAAGTGCTGGCGATTGGCAAAAAGGGACGCGATTTCATGGTGCGCACGCGCCAGAACCTGGTCGCTGAGGTGACCAAACTCGGCGATTACCCGCGTCTGACGGATATTCTCGGCATTGCGACGAATGTCATCAATGGCTTCCTGAGCGGGCGGTACGATGAGGTGTACGTGCTGTACAGTCAGTTCGTCAATACGCTGGTCCAGCGCCCGACGATCAAACGGTTGCTGCCAATCGACCCGCCGCACGAACCGGCGGAACGCATGGTCGATTATACCTACGAGCCGAGCCAGGAAGAAGTGTTGCGTGCATTACTGCCGCGTTTTGTTGAAGTGCAACTCTATCAGGCAGTGCTGGAGGCGATTGCCAGTGAGCACAGCGCGCGTATGGTGGCGATGCGCAACGCGACCGATAACGCCAAGGAGTTGCAGCGCGACCTGACCCTCTCGTACAATAAGACGCGCCAGGCGAATATTACGAAGGAAGTCTCCGAGATTGCGTCGGGTGCGGCAGCCCTGGCGGAGATGTGA
- the atpA gene encoding F0F1 ATP synthase subunit alpha, with protein sequence MTVATTEELYQRLLKSIREGVDLQPKMVNVGTVIQVGDGVAKISGLEQAMASELLEFPPKAGRSEPVFGIALNLEKDAVSAIILGDYLGIEEGDQVNSTGRVISAPVGQALIGRVVNALGQPIDGKGPIQTTKYRPIERIAPGVITRKSVDTPVQTGIIAIDAMIPIGRGQRELIIGDRQTGKTAVAIDTIINQKGKGMVCIYVAIGQKRAQVAQIINFLEKYGAMDYTIVVSATASESAALQYIAPYAGCAMGEEVMENGVIIDGQEVRDALIVYDDLSKHATAYRQVSLLLRRPPGREAYPGDVFYLHSRLLERAARLNEDYGGGSLTALPIIETQANDVSAYIPTNVISITDGQIYLETDLFNAGIRPALNVGISVSRVGGAAQTRAMRSVSDRLKIDMAQFRDLAAFAQFASDLDATTRAQIERGQRLQEVLKQPQFQPMPLEEQVVILFAGINGYLDDVPINQIGRFKSELVNYMRTAHPEVGKMIFENRLDRKFPSPEIRSAIEHMLKEFKQMSTFAEG encoded by the coding sequence ATGACAGTTGCAACGACTGAGGAATTATATCAGCGCCTGTTAAAGAGTATTCGAGAAGGCGTCGATCTTCAGCCAAAGATGGTCAACGTCGGCACCGTGATCCAGGTGGGTGACGGCGTGGCGAAGATTAGCGGGCTCGAACAGGCGATGGCGTCTGAGTTGCTCGAGTTCCCGCCAAAAGCCGGTCGCAGCGAGCCGGTGTTTGGTATTGCGCTCAACCTGGAAAAAGATGCGGTTTCCGCAATTATTCTTGGTGATTATCTCGGCATCGAAGAAGGCGATCAGGTTAACTCGACCGGGCGCGTCATTTCGGCGCCGGTCGGTCAGGCATTGATCGGGCGGGTGGTCAATGCCCTCGGTCAGCCGATCGATGGCAAAGGACCGATCCAGACGACGAAGTATCGCCCCATTGAGCGCATCGCTCCTGGCGTGATTACGCGCAAGTCGGTCGATACGCCGGTGCAAACGGGTATTATCGCCATCGACGCAATGATTCCGATTGGGCGCGGTCAGCGTGAGTTGATTATTGGTGACCGTCAGACCGGGAAGACGGCGGTGGCGATCGATACGATCATCAACCAGAAGGGCAAGGGGATGGTCTGCATCTATGTGGCCATCGGGCAGAAACGCGCCCAGGTTGCGCAGATCATCAACTTCCTTGAAAAGTATGGCGCGATGGATTATACGATTGTCGTCTCGGCAACGGCGTCCGAGTCGGCGGCATTGCAGTATATTGCGCCATATGCCGGTTGCGCGATGGGCGAAGAGGTGATGGAAAACGGGGTGATTATCGATGGTCAGGAAGTGCGTGACGCGCTGATCGTTTATGACGACCTCTCGAAGCATGCGACCGCCTATCGCCAGGTGTCGCTGCTGTTGCGCCGTCCGCCTGGCCGCGAGGCGTACCCCGGCGATGTGTTCTATCTCCATTCGCGTCTGCTTGAGCGCGCTGCGCGCCTGAACGAAGATTATGGCGGCGGAAGCCTGACTGCCCTGCCGATTATCGAAACTCAGGCGAACGACGTGTCGGCATACATTCCGACCAACGTCATCTCGATTACCGATGGGCAGATTTATCTCGAAACCGATCTGTTCAACGCCGGTATTCGCCCTGCGTTGAACGTTGGCATTTCGGTGTCGCGCGTCGGCGGCGCGGCGCAAACCCGCGCGATGCGCTCGGTGTCGGACCGCCTGAAGATCGATATGGCGCAGTTCCGCGATCTTGCGGCGTTTGCGCAATTCGCATCGGACCTTGACGCCACAACGCGCGCACAGATCGAACGCGGTCAGCGCTTGCAGGAAGTGCTCAAGCAACCACAGTTCCAGCCGATGCCGCTTGAGGAACAGGTGGTTATTCTGTTCGCTGGCATCAACGGTTACCTCGATGATGTGCCGATCAACCAGATTGGACGGTTCAAGTCTGAGTTGGTCAACTATATGCGCACGGCGCATCCCGAGGTGGGCAAGATGATCTTCGAGAATCGCCTCGACCGTAAGTTCCCTTCACCGGAAATTCGCTCCGCAATTGAGCATATGCTGAAGGAATTCAAGCAGATGAGCACATTTGCGGAGGGGTGA
- the atpH gene encoding ATP synthase F1 subunit delta: MSASEAQVIARALFDSLTGAALQALHTATSINGEVTTERLLAALPADAPREVRNLILALGKEGNLDRLPAVVAAFEQMTRRGGARPLTGEVTSAVELSPQQRERITEQLKARYGPDLEVRFSVDESLIGGLIIRIGDQVLDTSLRTRMAAIQRNMMTG; this comes from the coding sequence GTGAGTGCATCTGAGGCTCAGGTCATTGCACGGGCATTGTTCGACTCGCTGACCGGCGCAGCACTACAGGCGCTCCACACCGCAACCAGCATCAATGGCGAGGTGACAACGGAGCGTCTGTTGGCGGCGCTGCCAGCAGATGCTCCGCGTGAGGTGCGCAACCTGATCCTGGCGCTTGGCAAAGAGGGCAACCTCGATCGCCTGCCGGCCGTCGTGGCTGCTTTTGAGCAGATGACACGCCGCGGCGGCGCACGGCCGCTGACCGGCGAGGTGACCAGCGCCGTCGAGTTGAGCCCGCAACAGCGTGAACGTATCACTGAACAACTGAAAGCGCGCTATGGTCCCGATCTGGAAGTGCGCTTCAGCGTCGATGAGTCGCTGATCGGCGGGTTGATCATTCGCATTGGCGATCAGGTTCTCGATACCAGTCTGCGCACGCGCATGGCCGCCATTCAGCGCAATATGATGACAGGGTAG
- a CDS encoding F0F1 ATP synthase subunit B — MEKLGINWGLLIAQLINVVFVVWLLTTFLYRPILNMLNQRTNRIQEGLQDAERVREQLANAKRDYDAELAKARQEAASILAQAQERARAQAAEIIAQAHRDAEKIKSDTLAQAEQERQRMLGELKDRMAELVVLTAERVLNAELKANHDRLIEESLAELGKYN, encoded by the coding sequence GTGGAAAAACTGGGCATCAATTGGGGGTTGTTGATTGCGCAACTGATCAATGTCGTCTTTGTCGTCTGGTTGCTGACCACCTTCCTGTATCGTCCGATCTTGAATATGCTCAATCAGCGGACGAACCGGATTCAGGAAGGATTGCAGGACGCTGAGCGGGTTCGGGAGCAACTGGCGAACGCAAAGCGCGACTATGACGCCGAACTTGCGAAGGCGCGCCAGGAGGCGGCCAGTATTCTGGCGCAGGCGCAAGAGCGCGCGCGCGCGCAGGCGGCTGAGATCATTGCGCAGGCGCATCGCGACGCCGAAAAGATCAAGAGCGATACGCTCGCTCAGGCGGAACAGGAACGGCAACGGATGCTCGGCGAACTCAAGGATCGAATGGCGGAATTGGTGGTGCTGACCGCTGAGCGCGTGTTGAATGCGGAATTGAAGGCGAACCACGACCGCCTGATCGAAGAGTCGCTGGCGGAACTTGGGAAATATAATTGA
- the atpE gene encoding ATP synthase F0 subunit C produces the protein MTDDGLRLIAAALAVGIGAVGPGVGIGVIFSGALQAMGRNPEAEGTLRTYMFLGFALVEALFIFALVIALLIAFRIV, from the coding sequence ATGACGGATGACGGTCTGCGACTTATCGCTGCGGCGCTCGCGGTCGGCATAGGCGCTGTTGGACCTGGCGTTGGCATCGGCGTTATCTTCAGCGGTGCGCTGCAGGCGATGGGCCGCAACCCTGAAGCCGAGGGGACCCTGCGCACATACATGTTCCTCGGCTTTGCATTGGTCGAAGCGCTGTTCATCTTTGCGCTGGTGATCGCGCTGTTGATCGCCTTCCGCATTGTGTAG
- the atpB gene encoding F0F1 ATP synthase subunit A: MRNRILTVTGILLAVGIVLYIIGVRSTKLHISVAAEPVVCLGGARATLETCASGFPITNSLITTLIVLAIIIVAILAGTRGMQMIPRGFQNVLEVMVEAFYNFAQSVDRRNVAKFFPFCASAFFFILVSNVIGLVPGVGSIGVCVPTAEHKETAIVAPVADVTMAEEPAGASDFFASWPLACEKGTTLVPYLRAPSADLNVTLAWALISVGLIQYFGFQALGLGYLTKFFNFREGFMAALVGILELISEFVRIIAFAFRLFGNIFAGEVILVVMAFLFPYLLPAPFYAFELFVAFMQALIFSVLSLVFMSLATEAHGGHESHGHGETAAHS; this comes from the coding sequence ATGCGGAACCGCATTCTGACGGTCACCGGCATTCTGCTTGCGGTTGGGATCGTCCTGTATATTATCGGCGTTCGCTCGACCAAACTGCACATCTCCGTCGCGGCTGAGCCGGTTGTCTGCCTCGGCGGCGCCCGCGCCACGCTCGAAACGTGCGCCAGCGGCTTCCCCATCACCAATTCGCTGATTACCACACTTATTGTTCTGGCGATCATCATCGTTGCGATTCTGGCGGGAACGCGCGGCATGCAGATGATTCCGCGCGGTTTCCAGAATGTGCTCGAGGTGATGGTCGAAGCCTTCTACAACTTCGCCCAAAGCGTCGACCGCAGGAATGTGGCGAAATTCTTCCCCTTCTGCGCCTCGGCGTTCTTCTTCATCCTGGTTTCAAACGTTATCGGTCTCGTTCCCGGCGTGGGGAGCATTGGCGTGTGTGTGCCGACGGCGGAACATAAGGAGACGGCAATTGTCGCGCCGGTCGCCGATGTGACGATGGCGGAGGAGCCGGCAGGAGCGTCGGATTTCTTTGCATCGTGGCCCCTGGCGTGCGAGAAGGGGACGACGCTGGTCCCATATCTGCGCGCGCCGTCGGCGGACCTTAACGTTACCCTGGCATGGGCGCTCATCTCGGTTGGTCTGATCCAGTACTTCGGCTTCCAGGCGCTCGGCCTCGGCTATCTCACGAAGTTCTTCAATTTCCGCGAAGGCTTCATGGCCGCGCTGGTCGGCATTCTCGAGTTGATTTCCGAGTTTGTGCGCATTATTGCGTTCGCCTTCCGACTTTTTGGCAATATCTTCGCCGGCGAGGTGATTCTCGTTGTGATGGCGTTTCTGTTCCCGTATTTGCTGCCGGCGCCGTTCTACGCCTTCGAGCTGTTTGTCGCCTTTATGCAGGCGCTGATCTTCTCGGTGCTGTCGCTCGTCTTCATGTCGCTGGCGACGGAAGCGCACGGCGGGCACGAGAGCCACGGGCACGGCGAGACGGCAGCGCACTCATGA
- a CDS encoding response regulator: MTYRLVVVPGDSSELRALPGRFADAVEVQTLDTANDALWEVRNDPPGVIIANVDLPGMSGIDLAEILPNFGAPTRLVLWSRHADPQIARRVAGFGVQHVVSSDMALDDLCDLLYRELNEAATTTTQAAEPPPESTPEPPPPPAPPKETPVAASAPPTRPARPKAESLRQTEAAPARPAETGAPRQARRRDGPLVLTPEDQRAIRLRMEALDRDVGSKCIILADRAGMVLVETGLTIGLPTMVLLPLLSTSFSTAGQITQMLRETESSALYVHEGSHYDLYCFDIAQRFMLVIVFDKSGTPAKIGSVWVYAKRAIRDIQELLG, translated from the coding sequence ATGACGTACCGACTTGTGGTTGTTCCAGGCGATAGCAGCGAACTGCGCGCCCTACCGGGACGGTTCGCCGACGCTGTCGAGGTGCAGACGCTCGATACGGCAAACGATGCGTTGTGGGAAGTGCGGAATGATCCGCCTGGCGTGATTATTGCGAATGTCGATCTGCCAGGAATGAGCGGCATCGATCTGGCGGAGATTCTGCCGAATTTCGGTGCGCCAACACGCCTGGTGCTATGGAGCCGGCATGCCGATCCGCAGATCGCCCGGCGGGTGGCCGGTTTTGGTGTGCAGCACGTCGTCAGCAGCGATATGGCGCTCGATGACCTGTGCGATCTGCTCTATCGGGAACTGAACGAAGCAGCGACGACGACAACGCAGGCGGCAGAACCTCCGCCTGAGAGCACGCCGGAACCCCCTCCGCCTCCGGCGCCGCCAAAGGAAACGCCGGTTGCAGCATCCGCACCGCCGACGCGCCCTGCACGACCAAAAGCGGAATCGCTGCGCCAGACGGAAGCGGCGCCGGCGCGTCCGGCGGAGACTGGCGCACCACGCCAGGCACGGCGCCGCGATGGACCTCTGGTGCTGACTCCCGAAGACCAGCGCGCCATTCGTCTGCGCATGGAGGCGCTCGATCGCGACGTCGGCTCGAAGTGTATTATTCTTGCCGACCGGGCCGGCATGGTGCTGGTCGAGACCGGATTGACCATCGGGTTGCCGACGATGGTGTTGCTGCCGTTGCTCTCGACCAGTTTCTCGACGGCGGGACAAATCACGCAGATGCTGCGCGAGACCGAGTCGTCGGCGCTCTACGTTCATGAGGGAAGTCATTACGATCTCTACTGCTTCGATATTGCGCAGCGCTTCATGCTCGTTATCGTCTTCGACAAATCGGGAACGCCGGCCAAGATCGGCTCTGTCTGGGTGTATGCCAAGCGCGCCATCCGCGACATCCAGGAACTGCTCGGCTAA
- a CDS encoding sensor histidine kinase has product MRQAIDTGSFTSLTNASPPRLLIVDDEQHMCDVCSRTLQRAGYDVMATIDPHVAIAALDSGQQFDLLLTDIKMPTMSGLDLAQIAREKDPEIAIIIMTGYASLENLHQSVRRGVADFLSKPFELEQLRLAVDQALRKRAIQQDNFRLRTLEQLLAVSEAFSATLELPELARIALDAMIDRSGFQTGFLLLGDESETLSQAVAHPHDARLTDAGQELAKRSFELRQLLYEHTALYGTRHTRRLHTALAVPLRAQGRVNGVVVLCDERSTTLRPGVQQGLMLLANHAGAALRNAALYQQLDEAYQRRQELDRLKSEFIAIASHELRTPLSIVLGYTMMVRDQVEGGQREYLQRVLEGAQRIKEIVDDMVNLRHIDTGEAQPQLAPLDLVGTIRQAVEHLRSSVELSGRTIVTHLPEMLPPILTDREKVVLVLNHLLSNAIKFTPAQGQITVTISVRPYADIEKMNSASISKPSAALRTLPWVIVDVADTGIGIPAREQMRIFDRFYQVGDSLTRERGGVGLGLALVRELIASLGGAVWVVSREGEGSTFSFALPFRQT; this is encoded by the coding sequence ATGAGACAGGCAATCGATACCGGATCGTTCACATCACTGACAAACGCTTCACCGCCACGACTGTTGATCGTCGATGACGAACAGCACATGTGCGATGTCTGCTCGCGCACCCTGCAACGCGCCGGTTATGACGTGATGGCGACCATCGATCCGCATGTTGCGATTGCCGCACTCGATAGCGGGCAGCAGTTCGACCTGTTGCTGACCGACATCAAAATGCCGACGATGAGCGGGCTTGATCTGGCGCAAATCGCGCGCGAAAAGGACCCTGAGATTGCCATTATTATCATGACAGGGTATGCGTCGCTCGAGAACCTGCATCAGTCGGTACGGCGCGGCGTCGCCGATTTTCTCTCAAAACCATTCGAACTCGAACAACTGCGTCTGGCGGTTGATCAGGCGCTGCGAAAGCGCGCCATCCAACAGGACAATTTCCGGCTACGGACGCTTGAGCAACTCCTGGCGGTCAGTGAGGCGTTCAGCGCCACCCTGGAACTGCCTGAATTGGCGCGTATTGCGCTCGACGCCATGATCGACCGCAGCGGATTTCAGACCGGCTTCCTGCTGCTTGGCGATGAGAGCGAGACGCTCTCTCAGGCGGTCGCACACCCGCACGATGCGCGGCTTACCGACGCAGGGCAAGAACTGGCAAAACGCTCATTTGAACTGCGCCAACTGCTCTACGAGCACACTGCGCTCTATGGCACCCGTCATACCCGCCGTTTGCACACAGCGCTCGCAGTGCCGTTGCGCGCACAGGGGCGGGTCAATGGCGTGGTGGTGCTCTGCGACGAACGATCAACCACCCTGCGTCCAGGTGTGCAGCAGGGATTAATGCTGCTCGCCAATCACGCAGGCGCTGCATTGCGCAACGCTGCGCTCTACCAGCAACTCGACGAAGCCTACCAGCGGCGTCAGGAGCTTGATCGCCTCAAAAGCGAGTTCATTGCGATTGCATCGCACGAATTGCGCACGCCACTCTCGATTGTACTGGGATATACCATGATGGTGCGCGATCAGGTCGAGGGAGGTCAGCGCGAATATTTGCAGCGCGTCCTGGAGGGCGCGCAGCGGATCAAAGAGATCGTCGATGATATGGTCAACCTGCGCCACATCGACACCGGGGAGGCGCAACCGCAACTTGCACCGCTCGATCTGGTCGGCACGATCCGGCAGGCAGTCGAACATCTCCGCAGCAGCGTTGAACTGTCGGGCCGGACCATTGTGACCCACCTGCCTGAGATGCTTCCTCCAATCCTGACCGATCGTGAAAAGGTGGTGCTGGTGCTCAACCATCTGCTCTCGAATGCCATCAAATTTACGCCTGCACAGGGACAGATCACCGTTACGATCAGTGTTCGTCCATACGCCGACATTGAGAAGATGAACAGTGCGTCGATCAGCAAGCCCTCGGCAGCGCTGCGGACGCTGCCATGGGTGATCGTCGATGTGGCCGACACCGGCATCGGCATTCCGGCACGCGAGCAGATGCGTATCTTCGACCGTTTCTATCAGGTGGGCGATTCGCTGACCCGTGAACGCGGCGGCGTCGGGCTCGGGTTGGCGCTGGTGCGCGAGTTGATAGCCTCACTGGGCGGAGCGGTGTGGGTCGTCAGCCGGGAAGGAGAAGGCAGCACCTTCTCGTTCGCGCTTCCGTTCCGCCAGACTTAA
- a CDS encoding PspC domain-containing protein — MDVSTPRLMRSRGDALIAGVAGGIARYLGVDSTLVRLIFVVLAFSGAGVLLYPLLWIIMPLERTPAPGRATNPAGREPFVDGERVQRLRSDPPTGTDGDADSEIPINNLNDRNPSHALPSARRTWQLGVILIGVGILALLSLLLGPAFGKLLFPMVLIAAGVLVLLRNR, encoded by the coding sequence ATGGACGTCTCAACACCGCGATTAATGCGCAGCCGTGGCGATGCACTCATCGCTGGCGTAGCGGGGGGAATCGCCCGCTACCTGGGGGTCGATTCCACGCTTGTGCGCCTGATTTTTGTTGTGCTGGCCTTTAGCGGCGCGGGGGTGCTGCTCTACCCTCTTCTCTGGATTATTATGCCGCTCGAAAGGACGCCTGCTCCGGGACGCGCCACAAATCCCGCAGGACGAGAGCCGTTCGTGGATGGCGAAAGGGTGCAACGTTTGCGATCCGATCCGCCAACCGGTACGGATGGGGATGCGGATTCGGAGATTCCTATCAATAACCTGAATGACCGCAATCCGAGCCATGCGCTGCCGTCCGCCCGGCGAACATGGCAGTTGGGCGTCATTCTTATCGGTGTTGGCATACTGGCGCTCCTGAGCCTTCTCCTTGGTCCAGCATTTGGCAAACTCTTGTTCCCGATGGTGTTGATTGCGGCTGGCGTGCTGGTGTTGCTGCGCAATCGGTGA
- a CDS encoding VUT family protein has translation MRFIILYILAILAANLTADDILTVWALQFSLGTLFFGVIFTLRDLIHRQYDKTVVYATILAAVGVNVIAAAASFASPRIIAASAIALFLSELTDTEVYHALRHRIWIIRALSSNACSAPLDTLLFTMLAFYGVWSNDLIASVIVGDSLLKYAIAASAVGLGVTIRPHAQRVI, from the coding sequence ATGCGTTTCATCATCCTCTACATCCTGGCTATTCTGGCGGCAAATCTGACCGCCGACGACATCTTGACCGTCTGGGCGTTGCAATTTTCGTTGGGGACGCTCTTTTTCGGCGTTATCTTCACGTTACGCGATCTGATCCACCGACAGTACGACAAAACCGTTGTCTATGCCACGATTCTGGCGGCAGTCGGCGTCAACGTTATCGCGGCGGCGGCATCGTTCGCGTCGCCAAGGATTATTGCCGCGTCGGCGATCGCGCTGTTCCTTTCCGAACTGACCGACACCGAGGTCTATCACGCACTGCGCCATCGTATCTGGATCATTCGCGCATTATCGAGCAACGCATGCTCGGCGCCACTCGACACGCTGCTGTTTACGATGCTTGCATTTTATGGGGTTTGGAGCAACGATCTGATTGCTTCGGTCATCGTTGGAGATAGCCTGCTCAAGTACGCCATTGCTGCCAGCGCTGTCGGTCTGGGAGTGACCATCCGGCCCCACGCCCAGAGAGTCATCTGA